The window ATGAACCGGTGGAACAGCTCACCGTAAACCTCCCCGAAGAGTCGGCAAGCAAGATCATCGACATCATCTCCCGCCGCAAGGGTGAGATGATCAGCATGGAGAGCAAGAACGACCGCATGCACATCGAGTTTACCATCCCTTCCCGCGGCATCATCGGACTGAACAACCTCGTCCTCACCCTCTCCGCCGGAGAGGCGATCATGGCTCACCGCTTCCTTGAGTTTCAACCCTGGAAAGGGAACATCGAGAAGCGGCAGAACGGTTCAATCATCGCCGGCGAGTCGGGCAACGCCTTTGCATACGCCCTGGACAAGCTGCAGGATCGGGGACGCTTTTTTATCGAGCCGCAGACCGAAGTTTACGAAGGACAGGTGGTTGGCGAGCACAGCAAGGAGGGCGACCTGGTGGTGAATGTCACCAAATCGAAAAAGCTGACCAACGTGCGGGCATCTGGATCGGACGACAAGGCACAGTTGGCTCCGCCGATAATCTTCAGCCTCGAGGAGGCGCTCGAGTATATCAAGGAGGATGAGTATGTGGAAGTGACGCCCAAGGCGATCAGGATACGCAAAATCCTTCTGGACGAGAACGACCGGAAAAGAATGGCTAAAAAGGGATAAGGAAAAAAATCACCTGATCAGGGAGATAAACTCTTCGCGGGTCTTCTGCACCTGGAAGACCCCAGTAAAGTCGGAAGTGGTGGTAATGGAGTTCTGCTTTTCAACTCCACGCATCTGCATACACATGTGTTGCGCCTCGATCACCACCATCACCCCCATCGGGTTGAGTGTCTTCTGAATACACTCCTTGATCTGGGTGGTCAACCGCTCCTGCACCTGCAGGCGACGGGCAAAGACATCCACCACCCGGGCAATCTTGCTCAAACCGGTGATATATCCGTTGGGAATATAGGCCACATGGGCCTTCCCGAAAAAGGGAAGCAGGTGATGCTCACACATCGAGAAGAGGTCGATATCCTTGACGATCACCATCTGGCGGTAATTTTCGCGGAACAGAGCAGAACGCAAGATCTCCTCGGGATCCTGGTGATACCCCTTTGTCAGGTACTGCATCGCCTTGGCTACACGGTCGGGCGTCTTGACCAGCCCGTCACGGGCTACATCCTCACCCAGCAAGGTGATCACCTCTCTCATATGATCCGCTATGATGGATCTTCTCTCCTCTGATTGTTCGGGCAACATGCGGTATATTATTCTTGAAGTTGATTGACGGGAATTTTCACCTCGTCTATGACAATGTACATCTCCTTGCCAAAGGAGGGAAAAGCCCTACGCATCTCCTCCAGCACAGCGGTAGCCTCTTCGCGCGTCTTGAAATTTCCCACGCGCAGTCTCCAGAAAGGAGAATCGAACGTTACAACTGTCTCCATCTCCGGAAAGGCGTTGTTTATCAATCCCTGTTTGTGGTAAGCCTCATTTTTCGAAGAGCGCTGGTCGTTTCCCGAGAATGCCTGAATCTTGAAACCCCGCATCTTCACGAACTGGAGTGAACCGTCGCTGGAGGTGTATACCGTTCTTGGCGGAGCCATGCTGCGACCGAGTACATCGGCGATCGCCTTGTCCTCAAAAACCATCACCTTCCCTTCTCCGGGTCTCACCGCCTTCAGCTCCTCCAGTATCCCTCTCTGTTGCCTCTGTGTCTGGGCCGATAGTCCTAGACTCAACAGCAGCAGCGGAAGAAA of the Petrimonas mucosa genome contains:
- the folE gene encoding GTP cyclohydrolase I FolE — translated: MLPEQSEERRSIIADHMREVITLLGEDVARDGLVKTPDRVAKAMQYLTKGYHQDPEEILRSALFRENYRQMVIVKDIDLFSMCEHHLLPFFGKAHVAYIPNGYITGLSKIARVVDVFARRLQVQERLTTQIKECIQKTLNPMGVMVVIEAQHMCMQMRGVEKQNSITTTSDFTGVFQVQKTREEFISLIR
- a CDS encoding SPOR domain-containing protein, yielding MMKFLTKILFLPLLLLSLGLSAQTQRQQRGILEELKAVRPGEGKVMVFEDKAIADVLGRSMAPPRTVYTSSDGSLQFVKMRGFKIQAFSGNDQRSSKNEAYHKQGLINNAFPEMETVVTFDSPFWRLRVGNFKTREEATAVLEEMRRAFPSFGKEMYIVIDEVKIPVNQLQE